From the Tateyamaria omphalii genome, the window GCGGGGCTGTAGACCACATGTGCAGCGCCCGTGGTGGGCGCTGCATCTTTTTCGCAGGAATTTGACATGTCTGACGATCCCGTAGCCGAGGTTGATGCTCTTGTTGCACGTGCGCGTGCGGCGCAGGCGGCGTTTGAGCGGGGCGGATCGCAAGAGCTGTATGATCGGGCGGCGCAGGCGGCGGCCTGGGCCATCATGGAGCCGGGCCGCAACCGGCATCTGGCCGAACTGGCCGTCGAGACGACGGGGCTGGGCAATGTGCCCGACAAGATCACCAAGAACCATCGCAAGACGCTGGGGTTGATGCGCGACATCAAGGGGGTGCGCACCCGTGGTGTGATCAGCGACGATCCGGCGACGGGGATTACTGAGGTGGCGCGGCCCATTGGCGTGATCGGGGCGGTTGTGCCGTCGACCAACCCCGGTGCGACGCCCGCCAACAACATCATCAACGCGCTGAAATGCGGCAATGCCATTGTGCTGTCGCCGTCGCCCAAGGGGGTGCCGACCTGTGAGGCGCTGTTGGGGTTTGTCCATGCAGAGTTCGACAAGCTGGGGATTGACCGTGATCTGGTGCAGATGATCCCCGGGCGGGGGTCGAAGGAGGGCACGCAGCGGCTGTTGGAAGCCGCCGATCTGATTGTTGTCACCGGCAGTCAGAACAATGTGAAGCGCGCCTATACCTCGGGCACGCCTGCGTTGGCTGTGGGGGCGGGGAATGTGGCGGTGATTGTCGATGAGACTGCTGATCTGGCCGCCGCCGCCGGGAAGATCGCGGCGTCGAAGACGTTTGACAACGCGACCTCCTGTTCGTCTGAGAATGCGGTTGTGGTGGTGGATGCCATTTACGAAGCGTTTGCGGCTGAGATGGCGCGTGTGGGGGGTGCGCTGGTTGCGGATGAGGCGCGGGTGGTCGATGCGCTGTGGGTGAAGGGCCATTTGAACCCGCGTGTGATTGCGCAGGATGCGGGTGCGACCGTTGAGGCGTTGGGACTGGCGGGCGAGGTGCCGGAGGGGACGGCGTTTGTGGCCGTTGAGACGGGCGGGATCGGGCCGGATCATCCGTTGTCCGGCGAGAAGCTGAGCCGGGTGTTGAGCGTGTACCGGGCGCGGGATTTCGACGATGCGGTGCGCATCACGACCGAGATCCAGGTGCATCAGGGGGCGGGGCATTCGGTGGGCCTTCATACCGCCGACGAGGGGCGTGCGATGGTGCTGGCGCGGGCCATTCCGACAAGCCGGGTGATTGTGAACCAGGCGCATACTTTTGCGACGGGCGGGTCGTTCACCAACGGGATGCCCTTTTCGCTGTCCATGGGCTGTGGCGCGTGGGGCGGCAATTCCATCGACACCAACCTGCATTGGCGGCATTTCCTGCAGACCACCAAGATCGTGCGGGAGATCGCGGCGGATGAGCCGTCGGTCGAGGATATCTTTGCCGAGTATTGGGGCGTTGCGGGGAAATGACCCTGGACCGGGAACGTCCGCCGGAGGGTACGGTCCGGGACTGGCTGGACGCCCGCGCGGAGGCGGGGGGCGTCGCCATTGTCTTTCCCGAGACGGGGGAGGTTTTGGAGTGGGCGACCTTGCGCGCGGAGGCGCGGGTGGCGGCGCGGGGGCTTGCGGCTTTGGGTGTGGCGGCGGGCGAGAGCGTGGCCATTGTCCATCCCAACGGGCGGGATGGGGTCGTGGCGCTTTATGCGGCGCTTTACGGCGGGTTTCGGGCCACGATGATCAATCTGGCGGCGGGGGCGGATGCGATTGCCTATGCGCTCGATCACAGTGGGGCGCGGTTTGCGTTTGTGCATGAGGGGCAGCGGGAGGCGATTGGGCGCTGTGCGCCGGAGCGGTTGACGGTGCTGGCGCCGGGCATGCTGGAGCAGGGCGCTGACCTGCCGGATGTGGAGCCGGGGTGCCATGCGCTGCTGATGTATACGTCGGGCACGACGGGGCGTCCCAAGGGGGTGGTGCACACCCATGCGAGCCTTCTGGCGGGCGGGTGGACGGCGGCGATTGCGCATGATCTGGGGCCGGGGGACCGGGGGTTCTGCGTCTTGCCGATCTACCACATCAACGGGCTGTGCGTGACGCTGATGGGGGCGCTTGTGTCGGGCGGGTCGCTGGCGATGACGGCGCGGTTTTCGGCCCGGAACTTCTGGGATCAGGCGGACCGGGGGGAGGTGACGTGGTTTTCGGTTGTGCCCACGATCATCAGCCATCTGCTGCACGGCGAGGCGAACCCAAGTGCGGCGGTGTCGGCACGGTTGCGGTTCGGGCGGTCGGCGTCTTCGGCGCTGGCGGTGGAGACGCAGGCGGCGTTCGAGGCGCGGTTCGGGGTGCCGATCATCGAGACGATGGGGCTGACCGAGACGGCGGCGCAGATCCTGTCGAACCCGCTGCCGCCGGGTGTGCGCAAGATCGGTTCGCCCGGTGTGGCGTATGGCAACGAGGTGCGCATCCTGACGGCTGATCTGCAAGAGGCGCCACCGATGCAGGAGGGCGAGATCGCCATTCGCGGACCCAATGTGATGGTGGAGTATCTGCACAACCCTGAGGCCACCGCGAACACCTTTGCGGGCGAGTGGCTGCGGACCGGGGATCTGGGGCATATCGACGAGGACGGGTATGTCTTTGTCACGGGTCGGCTGAAGGAGTTGATCATCAAGGGGGGTGAGAACATCGCGCCGCGCGAGATTGACGAGGTGCTGTATTCCGAGCCGGACATCATCGAGGCGGCGGCCTTTGCCCGGCCCTGCACCAGCTACGGGGAGCGGGTGGAGGCGGCAGTGAGCGTGAAGCCGGGGTCTGACCTGTCGGAGGCGGCGCTGATCGCGCTGTGCCACGCGCGGCTGGGCAAGTTCAAATCCCCCGACAGCATTCATTTTCTGGATGAGTTGCCCAAGGGGCCGTCGGGCAAGATCCAGCGGTTGAAGCTGGCCGAACTGATCTGAGCCGCCGCTATTCGGCGGCTGTTTTCAGGCGCGCCATGAGGTGATGGAATTTTTCGCCCTGCACGGCGACATGGCTGCGAATGGCGTCTGCGGCGGTCTGGCCGTCGCCATCTTCGAGGGCCGAGACGATGTGTTCATGTTCCTGCATGGACTGCTTGAGGCGACCGCGCACGCGCAATTGGGTGCGGCGGAAGGGTTGCAGGCGACGGTGCAGGCGCAGGCATTCCTGTTCCAGAAAGCTGTTGCCGGATTCGCGGTAGAGGATGGCGTGGAATTGTTCGTTTTCGCGGTAGTAGCGTTCGGTGTCATTGTCTTGCACCGCGGCGTTGCACCGCGCGTTGGTGGCGTTCAATTCGTCAATCGCGGCGTCGGAAATGCGGCTGGCGGCGAGGCGGGCGCAGGTCGCTTCAAGCTCTGCCATGACCTCGAACATCTCGATCAGCTCGATGGGGCCGGGTTGGCGGACAAAGACGCCGCGCCGTGGGTAATGTGCCACAAGGCCGGATTGCGCGAGCCTGAGCAGCGCCTCGCGGATCGGGGTGCGGGAGACGGCGAAGCGGTCCGACAACTGCACCTCGTCCAGCCGTTCGCCATCGGTGAAGGTGCCGTCAAAGATCAGTTCTTCGATCTGGTTGGCGATGATGTCGGATCGTTTGTGCTCCATAGTTTTGCATTAGCATTCGTCAATCTGGCACGCAAGAATATCCGTCTTGTATACAAAAATATTGACTTGGCACGCAAAGGGCGCATTCTGACCCGATACCCGAGGTCGACTCGGGACTTTCTGGGAGGAAAACAATGACACTGAAATTCACTGCCGCTGTTGCGTCAGCCGCCTTGCTTGCGGGTTCACTGACGGCGGGCGCTGCCGAGTTGCGCCTGTCGCACCAGTGGTCGACCGCAGATGTCCGTCACCAGGTTGCGCAGATCGTGGCCGATGAGGTGGCCGCCGCCGATGTCGATCTGGAGATCAAGATTTTCCCGTCAAAGTCGCTGTTCAAACCACGCGAGCAATACAAGCCGCTGAGCCGTGGGCAGCTGGACATGACCGTCTTTCCGCTGAGCTATGCGGGCGGTCAGCAGCCTGCCTATAACCTGACGCTGATGCCGGGGCTGGTGAAGAACCACGACCACGCCGCGCGCCTGAACGAGAGCGATTTCATGGGCAAGATCGAGGAGATCATGGCCGAGGATGACGTGATGGTGCTGGTCCACGGCTATCTGGCCGGTGGGTTTGTGGGCAAGGACGGCTGCATCACAGCGCCCGAGGACGTGCAGGGCCAGCAGACCCGTGCGGCGGGCAAGGCGTTTGAGCAGATGCTGGCGGGGGCGGGTGCCTCCATCGCGTCGATGGCGTCGTCGGAGATTTACAACGCGATGCAGACCGGGGTTCTGACGGCGGCCAACACGTCGTCGTCATCCTTTGTCAGCTACCGCATTTATGAGCAGGTGGCCTGCTACACGCCCGCCAGCGATTTTGCGCTGTGGTTCATGTATCAGCCGATGCTGATGAACAAATCGACCTTTGACGGGTTGGAGGAGGCGCAGCAGGCCGCGCTGATGGCGGCGGCGGAGAAGGCCGAGGCGTTTTATCTGGAAGAGGCCAAGAAGCAGGATGCAAATTCGGCCGAGGTCTTTGCCGACAATGGCGTCGAGATTGCCCAGATGAGTCAAGAGGAGTTCGATGCG encodes:
- the sauS gene encoding acylating sulfoacetaldehyde dehydrogenase; its protein translation is MSDDPVAEVDALVARARAAQAAFERGGSQELYDRAAQAAAWAIMEPGRNRHLAELAVETTGLGNVPDKITKNHRKTLGLMRDIKGVRTRGVISDDPATGITEVARPIGVIGAVVPSTNPGATPANNIINALKCGNAIVLSPSPKGVPTCEALLGFVHAEFDKLGIDRDLVQMIPGRGSKEGTQRLLEAADLIVVTGSQNNVKRAYTSGTPALAVGAGNVAVIVDETADLAAAAGKIAASKTFDNATSCSSENAVVVVDAIYEAFAAEMARVGGALVADEARVVDALWVKGHLNPRVIAQDAGATVEALGLAGEVPEGTAFVAVETGGIGPDHPLSGEKLSRVLSVYRARDFDDAVRITTEIQVHQGAGHSVGLHTADEGRAMVLARAIPTSRVIVNQAHTFATGGSFTNGMPFSLSMGCGAWGGNSIDTNLHWRHFLQTTKIVREIAADEPSVEDIFAEYWGVAGK
- a CDS encoding GntR family transcriptional regulator, which encodes MEHKRSDIIANQIEELIFDGTFTDGERLDEVQLSDRFAVSRTPIREALLRLAQSGLVAHYPRRGVFVRQPGPIELIEMFEVMAELEATCARLAASRISDAAIDELNATNARCNAAVQDNDTERYYRENEQFHAILYRESGNSFLEQECLRLHRRLQPFRRTQLRVRGRLKQSMQEHEHIVSALEDGDGQTAADAIRSHVAVQGEKFHHLMARLKTAAE
- a CDS encoding AMP-binding protein; amino-acid sequence: MTLDRERPPEGTVRDWLDARAEAGGVAIVFPETGEVLEWATLRAEARVAARGLAALGVAAGESVAIVHPNGRDGVVALYAALYGGFRATMINLAAGADAIAYALDHSGARFAFVHEGQREAIGRCAPERLTVLAPGMLEQGADLPDVEPGCHALLMYTSGTTGRPKGVVHTHASLLAGGWTAAIAHDLGPGDRGFCVLPIYHINGLCVTLMGALVSGGSLAMTARFSARNFWDQADRGEVTWFSVVPTIISHLLHGEANPSAAVSARLRFGRSASSALAVETQAAFEARFGVPIIETMGLTETAAQILSNPLPPGVRKIGSPGVAYGNEVRILTADLQEAPPMQEGEIAIRGPNVMVEYLHNPEATANTFAGEWLRTGDLGHIDEDGYVFVTGRLKELIIKGGENIAPREIDEVLYSEPDIIEAAAFARPCTSYGERVEAAVSVKPGSDLSEAALIALCHARLGKFKSPDSIHFLDELPKGPSGKIQRLKLAELI
- the dctP gene encoding TRAP transporter substrate-binding protein DctP — encoded protein: MTLKFTAAVASAALLAGSLTAGAAELRLSHQWSTADVRHQVAQIVADEVAAADVDLEIKIFPSKSLFKPREQYKPLSRGQLDMTVFPLSYAGGQQPAYNLTLMPGLVKNHDHAARLNESDFMGKIEEIMAEDDVMVLVHGYLAGGFVGKDGCITAPEDVQGQQTRAAGKAFEQMLAGAGASIASMASSEIYNAMQTGVLTAANTSSSSFVSYRIYEQVACYTPASDFALWFMYQPMLMNKSTFDGLEEAQQAALMAAAEKAEAFYLEEAKKQDANSAEVFADNGVEIAQMSQEEFDAWRALAQETSYKAFVEETPGGQELLDLALSVE